One genomic region from Clostridium saccharobutylicum DSM 13864 encodes:
- a CDS encoding phosphatidylserine decarboxylase — MIKYYNRKVNKYEVEKIAGDKYLNWIYSSPIGMSFLEIIIKKKFFSKAYGLFCDSKVSCKKIDSFINDFNIDASEFEKKIDEFKSFNDFFTRKLKNKFRPIDTNRQVVISPGDGKLMAYENIDLNKIVHIKGGIYKFHELINNKDTSKEFLGGTCLILRLCPTDYHRYHFIDSGACSTSFKISGDYYSVNPIALSKVPEIFCRNERQWSIFDTDNFGRVLYIEVGATCVGSIVQTYRVSEHVNKGDEKGYFKFGGSTIIMMFQKNKIKIDSDIIYQTQNGFETSVFMGEKIGMQITK; from the coding sequence ATGATTAAATACTATAATAGAAAAGTTAATAAATATGAAGTTGAAAAAATTGCAGGTGATAAGTATCTTAATTGGATTTATTCCTCCCCTATTGGGATGAGTTTCTTAGAAATAATAATTAAAAAAAAGTTCTTTTCAAAAGCTTATGGGCTTTTTTGTGATAGTAAAGTAAGTTGTAAAAAAATTGATTCATTTATTAATGATTTTAATATAGATGCTTCAGAGTTTGAAAAGAAGATAGATGAGTTTAAATCTTTTAATGATTTTTTTACAAGAAAGTTAAAAAATAAATTTAGACCAATAGATACAAACAGGCAAGTAGTAATTTCGCCTGGAGATGGGAAGTTAATGGCTTATGAAAATATTGATTTAAATAAAATAGTTCATATTAAAGGTGGTATATATAAGTTTCATGAACTCATCAATAATAAAGATACTTCCAAAGAATTTTTAGGTGGAACTTGTTTGATTTTGAGACTTTGTCCTACAGATTATCATAGATATCATTTTATAGATAGTGGAGCATGTAGTACAAGCTTTAAAATAAGTGGAGATTATTATTCGGTAAATCCAATAGCTTTAAGCAAAGTGCCAGAGATTTTTTGCAGAAATGAAAGACAATGGAGTATTTTTGATACTGATAACTTTGGACGTGTATTATATATTGAAGTTGGTGCAACCTGTGTTGGGTCAATAGTACAAACGTATAGGGTTAGTGAACATGTCAACAAGGGAGATGAAAAAGGATATTTTAAATTTGGAGGCTCTACAATTATAATGATGTTTCAAAAAAATAAGATAAAAATAGATAGTGATATAATATATCAAACTCAGAATGGATTTGAAACTAGTGTGTTTATGGGAGAAAAAATAGGAATGCAGATAACAAAATAA